The following proteins are encoded in a genomic region of Astatotilapia calliptera chromosome 22, fAstCal1.2, whole genome shotgun sequence:
- the LOC113015278 gene encoding uncharacterized protein LOC113015278: MAQLDNNTTKLTKVFRNKGGTSGRKITEIMAAIDENDTVAMRRVCTLKGLAVYLNEDPNSLIKEYQDVDFHEAESEMEKTLIGIYVIKPEGERDLDPAEDIGIIIEGVAVLRDLPDVATAVVLLFGLIYTLNMSYPSNLRYTFEFFQKVLMGLDAKKLSNKVQVLRNKLLE, encoded by the exons ATGGCACAGCTGGACAACAACACAACCAAACTGACCAAAGTCTTCAGAAACAAGGGAGGAACATCTGGACGCAAGATCACAGAAATCATGGCTGCAATTGATGAG AACGACACAGTTGCAATGAGAAGAGTGTGTACGCTGAAAGGACTTGCAGTCTACCTCAATGAAGATCCGAACAGCTTGATCAAAGAATATCAG gaTGTGGACTTCCATGAGGCCGAAAGTGAAATGGAGAAGACGCTCATTGGCATCTACGTCATCAAACCAGAAGGAGAGCGTGACCTTGACCCGGCAGAAGACATTGGTATCATAATTGAGGGTGTCGCTGTGCTCAGAGATCTTCCTGATGTTGccactgctgttgtgttgttgttcgGCCTGATCTACACTTTAAACATGAGCTACCCATCCAACCTCAGGTAcacttttgagttttttcagaaAGTACTGATGGGACTTGATGCTAAGAAGCTATCAAACAAAGTTCAAGTGCTCAGAAACAAACTCCTTGAATAA